One Triticum dicoccoides isolate Atlit2015 ecotype Zavitan chromosome 5B, WEW_v2.0, whole genome shotgun sequence genomic window carries:
- the LOC119312881 gene encoding receptor kinase-like protein Xa21: MCDRPRRLLAIVVVTSLLSFAVAASSSSNATDFETLLCLKLHLSGSPNSLLGSWVQNNSLHFCSWPGVACNASRVVALNLENSGLDGQMPPCIANLTLLSRIHFPGNLLSSHIPAQLGQLRRLTYLNLSSNSLTGSIPNTLSSTSLQVIDLGNNKFSGDIPESIGKLRNLSFLRLARNSLTGSIPLSLGSSSSNSLVSVILANNSLTGPIPSALAHSSSLQVLNLVRNNLDGEIPPALFNSTSLQRLALGWNNFSGSIPAVVPNFNSPLQALILSVNSLAGTIPSTLGNFSSLRILLLAANSFKGSIPVSIAKIPNLQELDVSYNILSGTIPFSIFNMSSLTYLSLAVNNFVGELPFDIGYTLPSIQTFILQQNKVGGKIPASLANATNFLSINLGANAFYGIIPSFGSLSNLEELILASNQLEAGDWSFLSSLANCTQLQVLSLGTNMMQGNLPSSVGSLATSLGALVLHANKMSGSIPPELGNLTNLSFLRMEQNQFAGDLPSTIGNLASLTYVDLSRNRLSGQIPSSIGKLRQMNNLFLQENNFSGPIPRTLGDCRRLITLNLSCNSLSESIPRELFFLDSLSAGLDLSHNQLSGQIPPEIGGLINIGPLNFSNNRLSGLIPTALGACIRLESLHLEGNLLDGRIPQSLSNLRGIAEIDLSRNNLSGEIPNFFQSFNSLKLLNLSFNDLEGQMPQGGIFQNSSEVSVQGNSMLCSSSPMLQLPLCFASSRNRHTWRTLKITGISVAALALVCLLCVVFILLKRRSKRSKQSDQPSYTEMKSFSYADLAKATNGFSPDNLVGSGAYGSVYKGVLESETNGMIAVKVFKLDQLGAPKSFVAECEAFRNTRHHNLVRVISACSTWDNKGNDFKALIIEYMANGTLESWIYSETRRPLSLGSRVTIAGDIAAALDYLHNSCVPPIVHCDLKPSNVLLDDAMGAHLSDFGLAKFLQSHDSSSTITSTSLAGPRGSIGYIAPEYGIGNKISTAGDVYSYGIIILEMLTGKRPTDVLFKNGLSLQKFVGNAFPEKIRDILDPNIITPSFEDEGVDHGNHAMVGMLSCIMQLVQLGLSCSTETPKDRLTMPDVYAEVSAIKREYSALRIKE, from the exons ATGTGTGACAGACCAAGAAGGCTCCTAGCCATTGTTGTTGTAACCTCTCTTCTCAGCTTCGCTGTCGCTGCTTCTTCTTCATCCAACGCCACCGACTTCGAAACCCTCCTTTGCTTGAAGCTCCACCTCTCCGGCagccccaactccctccttggctcaTGGGTGCAGAACAACTCCCTCCATTTCTGCAGCTGGCCCGGCGTTGCTTGCAACGCATCTCGTGTCGTTGCGCTGAACCTCGAGAACTCCGGCCTCGATGGCCAGATGCCGCCTTGCATTGCCAACCTCACCCTCCTCTCAAGAATCCACTTCCCGGGAAATCTGCTGAGCAGCCACATACCAGCGCAACTCGGGCAGCTGAGAAGGTTGACCTACCTTAACCTCAGCTCCAACAGCCTTACTGGTTCCATCCCCAACACTCTGTCCTCCACATCCCTCCAGGTGATTGATCTTGGTAACAACAAGTTCAGCGGAGATATCCCTGAAAGCATCGGAAAGCTCCGCAATCTCTCGTTTTTACGCCTTGCTCGCAACAGCCTGACGGGCAGCATCCCACTTTCGCTTGGAAGCAGCAGCTCTAACTCCCTTGTTTCTGTCATCCTCGCAAACAATTCCCTCACAGGACCCATTCCGTCGGCCCTTGCTCACAGTTCATCTCTTCAGGTGTTGAACTTGGTAAGAAACAACCTCGATGGAGAGATACCTCCTGCTCTTTTCAACAGCACATCGCTTCAAAGATTAGCCCTTGGATGGAACAATTTTTCTGGGTCAATACCTGCGGTCGTTCCAAATTTCAATTCACCCTTGCAAGCTCTTATATTGTCGGTGAATAGTCTCGCAGGCACCATACCGTCGACTCTGGGTAATTTTTCTTCCCTTCGGATCCTTCTGCTTGCGGCCAACAGTTTCAAAGGCAGTATCCCAGTGAGTATAGCAAAAATCCCAAACTTGCAAGAACTAGATGTTTCTTACAACATTCTGTCAGGGACTATCCCGTTCTCCATATTCAACATGTCTTCACTCACCTACCTTAGTTTAGCTGTTAACAATTTTGTTGGGGAACTTCCATTTGACATCGGATATACACTTCCAAGCATCCAAACATTCATATTGCAACAAAATAAGGTTGGAGGAAAAATCCCTGCATCGCTAGCCAACGCAACCAATTTCCTGTCCATTAACCTAGGGGCTAATGCATTCTATGGCATTATCCCTTCTTTTGGGTCTCTTTCTAACCTAGAAGAGCTAATTCTGGCAAGTAATCAGCTAGAAGCTGGAGACTGGTCATTCCTCTCCTCGTTGGCGAATTGCACGCAGCTGCAGGTCTTGTCTTTGGGAACCAACATGATGCAAGGAAATCTGCCGAGTTCAGTTGGTAGTCTTGCAACTAGCCTAGGGGCTTTGGTTCTGCACGCAAATAAGATGTCTGGCAGCATCCCACCAGAGCTAGGGAACCTCACAAACCTCTCATTTCTTAGAATGGAGCAGAATCAGTTTGCTGGCGATCTCCCCAGCACAATCGGAAACCTTGCAAGCTTGACATACGTGGACTTGTCACGGAACAGACTTTCCGGACAGATTCCAAGTTCGATAGGGAAACTCCGTCAAATGAACAACCTCTTCTTGCAAGAAAATAATTTCAGTGGACCCATTCCTAGGACACTAGGTGATTGCCGAAGGTTGATCACTCTCAACCTTTCATGTAACTCCTTGAGCGAGAGCATACCAAGAGAACTCTTCTTTCTTGACTCCTTATCAGCAGGTTTGGATTTGTCCCACAACCAGCTTTCTGGACAGATTCCACCTGAGATTGGTGGCTTGATTAATATAGGGCCACTAAATTTTTCCAACAACCGTCTTTCCGGGCTCATTCCAACTGCTCTAGGTGCTTGTATTCGCCTGGAGTCCCTTCACTTAGAGGGCAACCTACTTGATGGCAGAATTCCTCAGTCTCTCTCCAATTTGAGAGGTATTGCCGAGATTGATCTCTCACGAAACAACTTGAGCGGTGAAATCCCAAACTTTTTCCAGTCATTCAATTCTCTGAAGCTTCTCAACTTGTCCTTCAACGACCTCGAGGGTCAAATGCCACAAGGGGGGATATTTCAAAATTCTAGTGAGGTGTCTGTCCAAGGGAACAGTATGTTATGTTCTAGTTCCCCAATGCTACAACTGCCGCTTTGCTTTGCATCATCAAGAAACCGGCACACTTGGCGCACTCTAAAGATAACTGGGATCAGTGTGGCGGCTCTTGCTTTGGTCTGTTTGTTATGTGTAGTATTTATTCTCTTGAAGAGGAGGAGCAAGAGATCTAAACAGTCAGATCAACCATCATACACTGAGATGAAGAGCTTCTCATATGCTGATCTAGCCAAAGCGACAAATGGTTTCTCTCCAGACAATTTGGTTGGCTCAGGGGCTTACGGATCAGTATACAAGGGTGTACTTGAATCTGAAACAAATGGAATGATTGCTGTCAAAGTTTTCAAGCTTGACCAACTTGGAGCACCAAAAAGCTTTGTTGCCGAGTGCGAGGCATTCAGAAACACTCGTCATCATAATCTTGTAAGGGTGATTTCTGCATGCTCAACATGGGACAACAAAGGGAATGATTTCAAGGCTCTTATTATTGAATACATGGCTAATGGCACCCTAGAGAGCTGGATTTATTCAGAAACAAGAAGACCGTTGAGTTTGGGCTCCAGAGTAACAATAGCAGGGGACATAGCTGCTGCATTGGATTATTTACATAATAGCTGTGTGCCCCCTATAGTCCATTGTGATTTGAAGCCTAGCAATGTGCTACTAGATGATGCCATGGGTGCCCATCTCAGTGACTTTGGGTTAGCTAAGTTCCTCCAAAGTCATGACTCTTCAAGTACTATTACTTCTACGAGCTTAGCAGGGCCGAGAGGATCAATTGGATACATTGCACCAG AGTATGGCATCGGGAACAAGATCTCAACGGCAGGCGATGTCTATAGCTATGGAATTATCATCCTAGAAATGCTCACGGGGAAACGCCCAACAGATGTGTTGTTCAAGAATGGCCTGAGCCTTCAGAAATTCGTGGGAAATGCATTCCCCGAAAAGATCCGTGATATACTTGATCCTAATATCATCACCCCGAGTTTCGAAGACGAAGGCGTGGACCATGGAAACCATGCTATGGTGGGGATGCTGAGCTGCATTATGCAGCTTGTTCAGCTTGGTCTCTCATGTTCCACGGAGACACCAAAAGATCGACTAACAATGCCGGATGTCTACGCAGAAGTCTCTGCAATCAAACGAGAATATTCAGCACTGCGCATCAAGGAATAG